The following proteins come from a genomic window of Candidatus Binatia bacterium:
- the gyrB gene encoding DNA topoisomerase (ATP-hydrolyzing) subunit B: MESQPGDEQQPGEYGASQIKVLEGLEAVRRRPGMYIGDTSERGLNHLVFEVVDNSIDEALAGYCDKISVTLRIDGSVTVDDNGRGIPVEIHREEGVSAVEVALTKLHAGSKFDKEAYRVSGGLHGVGVSVVNALSEFLEVEIKRDGKVYSQRYQRGKPDAPLKEIGTTQQRGTKVTFKPDPLIFEQVDFSFDILSQRLRELAFLNRGVRIAIDDQRSEKQHEFLYEGGIEEFVRHLNRTKTPIHHDVVYLRGQREGLDAEVAMQWNEGYTESVYSFANNINTIEGGTHVVGFKAALTRTVNTYAASSGLVKKDAEALQGEDIREGLTAVISVKVPEPQFEGQTKTKLGNSEVKRLVETLVNEHLGNYLAEHPTDARRIAVKALDAARVREATRKAKELARRKGALDSGSLPGKLADCQERDPARSELFIVEGDSAGGSAKQGRDRSNQAILPLRGKILNVERARFDRMISSQEIRLLVTALGTGIGKEDRDLGKLRYHTIIIMTDADVDGSHIRTLLLTLFYRQFKELIESGHIFIAQPPLYKVKKGKSERYLKDDAAMEDHLIALGTEDIILRAEGGGQAVTGLPLKNVVKKVLRVERILDLVERHHKNREVVAAVVRDGRLESGLLADREALRSVAEAIRQRLQISAPELAPLRIDIADDPEHACGKLEVRSRINGGSQVTVIDRQFCLTPEFEELRRLFNELRALGQPPFVIDNGDKTNTTQTLREAVRLVIEDARKGLDIQRYKGLGEMNPEQLWATTMNPETRTLLQVKIEDAYEADLIFSTLMGDEVEPRRKFIEDNALNVRNLDV; encoded by the coding sequence GTGGAATCTCAGCCAGGTGACGAACAGCAACCCGGGGAATACGGGGCCAGCCAGATCAAGGTTCTCGAGGGGCTCGAGGCGGTTCGCCGGCGCCCCGGTATGTACATCGGGGACACGAGCGAGCGGGGGCTCAATCACTTGGTCTTCGAGGTCGTCGACAACTCGATCGACGAGGCGCTTGCCGGATATTGCGACAAGATATCCGTAACTTTGCGAATCGACGGCAGCGTCACGGTCGACGACAACGGCCGCGGTATACCGGTCGAGATACACCGTGAAGAGGGCGTCTCGGCGGTAGAGGTGGCGCTGACCAAACTCCACGCGGGCAGCAAGTTCGACAAGGAGGCGTACCGCGTTTCGGGCGGCTTGCACGGTGTCGGCGTGTCCGTGGTCAATGCCCTGTCGGAGTTCCTCGAAGTCGAGATCAAGCGCGACGGCAAAGTCTACAGCCAACGCTACCAGCGGGGGAAACCCGACGCGCCGCTGAAGGAAATCGGCACCACCCAGCAGCGCGGTACTAAGGTAACCTTCAAGCCGGACCCGCTCATCTTCGAGCAGGTCGACTTCAGCTTCGACATCCTCTCGCAGCGCCTGCGGGAACTTGCGTTTCTCAATCGCGGCGTGCGCATTGCGATCGACGACCAGCGTTCCGAGAAACAGCACGAGTTCCTGTACGAAGGCGGCATCGAGGAGTTCGTCCGTCATCTGAACCGGACCAAGACGCCGATCCATCACGATGTCGTTTATCTGCGCGGCCAACGCGAGGGGCTCGATGCCGAGGTCGCCATGCAGTGGAACGAGGGGTACACGGAGAGCGTTTACTCCTTTGCCAACAACATCAACACCATCGAGGGCGGCACCCACGTCGTCGGGTTCAAGGCGGCGCTGACACGGACCGTCAATACCTATGCGGCGAGCAGCGGCCTCGTAAAAAAAGACGCCGAAGCTCTGCAGGGAGAGGACATCCGCGAGGGGCTAACGGCCGTCATCAGCGTGAAGGTGCCCGAGCCGCAGTTCGAAGGGCAGACGAAGACCAAGCTCGGCAACAGCGAGGTCAAGCGCCTCGTCGAGACTCTGGTCAACGAGCACCTCGGCAACTACCTGGCGGAGCATCCTACCGATGCCCGCCGAATTGCGGTGAAGGCGCTCGACGCGGCGCGCGTACGCGAGGCAACGCGTAAGGCGAAAGAACTGGCACGACGCAAAGGCGCCCTCGACTCCGGGTCGCTGCCGGGAAAGCTCGCCGATTGCCAAGAACGTGATCCGGCGCGCTCGGAGCTGTTCATCGTCGAGGGGGATTCCGCCGGTGGCTCGGCGAAGCAGGGCCGCGACCGCAGCAATCAGGCGATCCTGCCACTGCGGGGCAAGATACTCAACGTCGAGCGGGCGCGCTTCGATCGCATGATATCGTCCCAGGAAATACGCCTGCTCGTGACCGCACTCGGGACCGGCATCGGCAAGGAGGACCGCGACCTCGGCAAGCTGCGTTACCACACGATCATCATCATGACCGACGCAGACGTCGACGGGTCTCATATCCGCACCCTGCTCCTCACGCTGTTCTACCGCCAGTTCAAGGAGCTCATCGAAAGCGGTCACATCTTCATCGCCCAACCGCCCCTCTACAAAGTCAAGAAGGGCAAGTCCGAACGGTACCTGAAGGACGATGCCGCGATGGAAGACCATCTCATTGCTCTCGGCACCGAGGACATCATCCTGCGTGCCGAGGGCGGCGGCCAGGCGGTCACCGGGCTCCCCCTGAAGAACGTCGTCAAGAAAGTGCTGCGCGTCGAGCGCATTCTCGATCTCGTCGAGCGACACCACAAGAACCGCGAAGTGGTCGCTGCGGTGGTCCGCGATGGCCGTCTCGAAAGCGGCCTGCTGGCCGATCGCGAGGCCTTGCGAAGCGTGGCCGAGGCGATCCGCCAGCGCCTGCAGATATCGGCCCCCGAGCTGGCGCCGCTGCGCATCGACATCGCCGACGATCCGGAGCATGCCTGCGGCAAGCTCGAAGTGCGCAGCCGTATTAACGGCGGTAGCCAGGTGACCGTTATTGACCGGCAGTTTTGCCTCACCCCGGAATTCGAGGAGCTGCGCAGGCTGTTCAACGAACTGCGCGCCCTCGGTCAGCCACCGTTCGTCATCGACAACGGCGACAAGACCAATACCACGCAGACGCTGCGCGAGGCCGTACGCCTCGTCATCGAAGATGCCCGCAAGGGCCTCGACATACAGCGCTACAAGGGCCTCGGCGAGATGAACCCCGAACAGCTCTGGGCGACCACGATGAACCCGGAGACGCGAACCCTGCTCCAGGTCAAGATCGAGGATGCTTACGAGGCGGACCTGATCTTCTCGACCTTGATGGGCGACGAAGTCGAACCGCGCCGCAAGTTCATCGAGGATAACGCCCTTAACGTGCGCAACCTGGACGTCTAG
- a CDS encoding Hpt domain-containing protein yields MKALDGVPEDRKLDEAAMLEQFEGDRELLLEIVGLFLEDCPRRLTVGRRAVAAGDMATLVRVAHSLKGSAANFGGKAASAAALAVETAALAGDATAAAAAWERLETEIAWLTANLEQWD; encoded by the coding sequence ATGAAGGCTCTGGACGGGGTGCCGGAAGACCGGAAACTGGACGAGGCGGCCATGCTCGAGCAGTTCGAAGGCGACCGTGAGCTTCTGCTCGAAATCGTGGGGCTTTTTCTGGAGGACTGCCCGCGTCGCCTGACCGTTGGACGGCGGGCCGTGGCGGCGGGCGATATGGCCACGCTGGTGCGGGTTGCTCACTCCCTGAAAGGGTCGGCGGCGAACTTCGGCGGCAAGGCCGCGAGTGCAGCGGCGCTGGCGGTCGAAACCGCTGCTCTCGCCGGCGACGCGACGGCGGCCGCAGCCGCGTGGGAACGACTTGAAACCGAGATTGCCTGGTTGACCGCAAACCTGGAGCAATGGGACTAA
- a CDS encoding PAS domain S-box protein, with protein sequence MLARRLRLGAAVALAATALTVLGDGHSSAHSPNWLFTVQLLQALFLLAVWLCMRAPALVARASTVAVVAVIGVSATLGVTGVLRGSVGSAAMLLLFTVVGAALILPWGLRRQVLVVTGAGIVLAACVFAIGGSTPQLFSPELLPVALGFCASLYAAYELERHRRAANRHTRALQLRDAALSAAANGIFITGPDGIIRWVNPAFADHMGYARDELIGQTPGVFGSSDQNREFFEKFRTQIGAGKVWRGEIVNRRKDGTQVPMEMTITPVLGRRGAITHFVAVEQDISERLAAEQALRRSEQHFRSLIHNAPDLITLVDAAGTIQYDSPAIERMLGYAVGERYGRDALAGIHTDDLDTVRAAFMAFAQEPDATTPVSFRYRHKNGSWRHLEAVGRNLLHDAAVGALVINSHDATERVLAEENLARAKEAAETANRAKTEFLARMSHEIHTPLNAILGMTEIAMTSPLAPEPRECLETARGAARALVGLVDDILDLAKLEAGQLVLDRSTFAVREELAPTVQIMTARARQRGLAFDWSVAEEVPVSLIGDSRRLSQVMRHMVGNAIKFTEHGRVDVSITLVDAALGSDDAVLHVRVRDTGPGFAPDKIESLVAPFEVADSSNSRRYGGTGLGLSIARALIHMMGGRLWVQSEPGEGSTFHFTVRLALQPATAVTRAAEPENTDHDENGSGRPVQPLRLLVVEDNLVNQRVMVRLAERRGHAATVAGNGREALQCLAEQAFDVVLMDVQMPVMDGIEATVAIRESESETSARMPIVAVTAHAMKTDEERCLAAGMDAYVAKPFDADRLFSLVERLASEAARRREGAAGSGEPDCGMVAPARSRASG encoded by the coding sequence GTGCTGGCGCGCCGCCTGCGCCTGGGCGCCGCCGTCGCTCTGGCGGCGACGGCGCTGACCGTGCTCGGCGACGGTCATAGCAGTGCCCACAGCCCCAACTGGCTGTTTACCGTTCAGCTTCTACAAGCGCTGTTTCTCCTTGCCGTCTGGCTGTGTATGCGCGCACCGGCTCTGGTGGCGCGTGCATCCACCGTTGCCGTTGTTGCGGTGATCGGCGTTTCGGCAACCCTGGGGGTCACCGGTGTACTGCGAGGGAGTGTCGGCTCCGCGGCCATGCTCCTGCTGTTCACCGTGGTCGGAGCGGCCCTCATATTGCCGTGGGGGCTCCGCCGGCAGGTGCTGGTGGTCACCGGCGCCGGCATCGTCCTGGCGGCATGTGTCTTCGCCATCGGCGGCTCGACGCCGCAACTCTTTAGTCCGGAACTGTTACCCGTAGCGCTGGGATTTTGCGCATCCCTGTATGCAGCGTACGAACTGGAAAGACATCGGCGCGCCGCCAACCGGCACACCCGTGCCCTGCAATTGCGAGATGCCGCCCTCTCGGCGGCGGCCAACGGCATCTTCATCACCGGGCCCGATGGGATCATTCGTTGGGTGAATCCGGCCTTTGCGGATCACATGGGTTACGCCCGCGACGAACTGATCGGGCAAACCCCGGGCGTGTTCGGATCGAGCGACCAGAACCGCGAATTTTTCGAGAAGTTCCGGACGCAGATCGGAGCCGGGAAGGTCTGGCGCGGCGAGATCGTCAATCGCCGCAAGGACGGTACGCAGGTGCCCATGGAAATGACGATCACCCCGGTTCTCGGTCGCAGGGGTGCGATAACCCATTTCGTTGCCGTCGAGCAGGACATCAGCGAACGACTCGCGGCCGAGCAGGCACTGCGCCGGAGCGAACAGCACTTTCGGTCGCTGATTCATAATGCCCCGGACCTGATCACGCTCGTCGATGCCGCAGGAACGATCCAGTACGACAGTCCCGCGATCGAACGTATGCTGGGCTATGCCGTCGGGGAGCGCTACGGCCGCGACGCATTGGCGGGAATCCACACGGACGACCTCGACACCGTACGGGCGGCTTTCATGGCGTTCGCGCAGGAACCGGACGCCACCACCCCGGTGAGCTTCCGTTACCGGCACAAGAACGGTTCCTGGCGTCACCTCGAGGCAGTGGGCCGCAACCTCCTCCACGATGCCGCCGTGGGCGCCCTCGTGATCAACTCCCACGACGCAACCGAGCGCGTGCTGGCGGAGGAAAACCTGGCGCGTGCCAAGGAAGCCGCCGAAACCGCCAACCGGGCCAAGACCGAATTCCTCGCCCGGATGAGTCACGAGATCCACACGCCGCTGAACGCCATTCTCGGAATGACCGAGATTGCCATGACCAGCCCGCTCGCCCCGGAGCCGCGCGAGTGCCTCGAAACGGCGCGCGGTGCCGCACGCGCCCTGGTGGGGCTGGTCGACGACATCCTGGATCTAGCCAAGCTCGAGGCCGGTCAACTGGTGCTCGACCGTTCCACTTTTGCGGTCCGAGAAGAATTGGCGCCGACGGTGCAAATCATGACGGCACGGGCGCGACAACGTGGATTGGCTTTCGACTGGTCTGTCGCGGAGGAGGTGCCGGTCAGCCTGATTGGCGACTCGCGCCGGTTGTCCCAGGTAATGCGGCACATGGTGGGTAATGCCATCAAGTTCACCGAGCATGGCCGGGTCGACGTCTCCATCACCCTGGTCGACGCTGCTCTCGGCTCGGACGATGCGGTCCTCCACGTGCGCGTGCGCGATACCGGCCCGGGCTTCGCACCGGACAAAATCGAGTCGCTGGTAGCGCCGTTCGAAGTCGCCGACAGCTCCAACAGCCGACGATACGGGGGAACGGGGCTCGGCCTGTCGATCGCTCGAGCCCTGATCCACATGATGGGCGGGCGCCTCTGGGTCCAGAGCGAACCCGGCGAAGGGAGCACTTTCCACTTCACCGTGCGCCTGGCCCTACAGCCGGCCACGGCGGTGACCCGCGCTGCCGAACCCGAAAACACCGACCACGACGAGAACGGCTCCGGTCGGCCGGTGCAACCCCTGCGCCTGCTGGTGGTCGAGGACAATCTCGTCAACCAGCGCGTCATGGTGCGTCTTGCGGAACGGCGAGGGCACGCGGCAACGGTAGCCGGAAATGGACGCGAGGCCCTGCAGTGTCTTGCGGAGCAGGCCTTCGACGTCGTGTTAATGGACGTACAGATGCCGGTCATGGACGGCATCGAAGCGACCGTCGCCATACGGGAGAGTGAATCCGAAACGAGCGCGAGAATGCCGATTGTTGCGGTCACCGCGCACGCCATGAAAACCGACGAGGAGCGCTGCCTGGCGGCAGGTATGGACGCCTATGTGGCCAAACCGTTCGACGCCGACCGGTTGTTCTCGCTGGTCGAGCGCCTGGCGAGCGAGGCCGCGCGCCGCCGGGAAGGCGCGGCGGGGTCCGGCGAGCCGGACTGCGGCATGGTGGCGCCGGCACGAAGCCGAGCCTCGGGTTAG
- the gyrA gene encoding DNA gyrase subunit A, with the protein MDTPQTTNRIPVNIEDEIRQSFMDYAMSVIIARALPDARDGLKPVHRRVLYAMYDLGNDWNRAYKKSARVVGDVIGKYHPHGDVAVYDTMVRMAQDFSMRYPIVDGQGNFGSVDGDPPAAMRYTEVRMARMAGELLADLDKETVDFAPNYDDTLREPVVLPARVPNLLINGSAGIAVGMATNIPPHNLSEIVDALIALIGNPGITIDELMEHVPGPDFPTAGFIYGRTPIAEAYRTGKGILQLRARASTEIDRRTGRTSIIVHEIPYQVNKARLIERIAELVNEKKIDGISDLRDESDRDGMRIVIDLKRDANSEVVLNQLYKLTPMQESFGVIMLAIVDGRPRLLTLKDALQVFVAHRKEVVTRRTVYELRKAEERLHILEGLKIALDHIDAVIALIRQAPDPAAARSQLVQQFQLSQLQAQAILDMRLQRLTGLERDKIVEEHAETVKQIARYREILANEREVAAIIVAELEEVKRLYGDARRTEIVAQSTDLSMEDLIADEDMAVTISHAGYIKRNPVTEYRAQRRGGRGKIGATTREEDFVEHLFIASTHTSILFFTTSGKVYWLKVYEVPHAGRAARGRPIVNLLNLAADEKISAFLPVRAFETGKYVFIATRNGTVKKTDLMAFSNPRKAGIIAISLEEGDEVIGVRLTDGQEEIILSTREGQAIRFRESDVRPMGRGAGGVRGISLEAGDSVVAAAVPAAKCTILSVAENGYGKRTAVDEYRLTSRGGKGVITMQTTEKTGKVVGVRMVADEDDAMLITNGGKVIRTPVKGISVIGRNTQGVRLIELAEGERVVAVARLAERDADDPENGGTGDEGQP; encoded by the coding sequence ATGGACACGCCGCAGACCACCAATCGCATTCCCGTCAACATCGAGGACGAAATCCGGCAGTCCTTCATGGACTACGCCATGTCCGTCATTATCGCTCGGGCCCTGCCCGACGCGCGTGACGGACTCAAGCCGGTGCACCGGCGCGTGCTCTATGCGATGTACGACCTCGGCAACGACTGGAACCGTGCATATAAGAAGTCGGCTCGCGTCGTCGGCGATGTCATCGGTAAGTATCATCCGCACGGGGACGTCGCCGTCTACGACACCATGGTGCGGATGGCGCAGGATTTCTCCATGCGCTACCCGATCGTCGACGGCCAGGGTAATTTCGGCTCGGTCGATGGCGATCCGCCAGCCGCCATGCGCTACACCGAAGTGCGCATGGCGCGCATGGCCGGCGAGCTGCTCGCCGACCTCGATAAGGAAACCGTCGATTTCGCCCCGAACTACGACGATACCTTACGCGAACCCGTCGTCCTCCCTGCGCGCGTCCCCAACCTCCTCATCAACGGCTCGGCGGGTATCGCCGTCGGCATGGCGACCAACATCCCGCCGCACAATCTCAGCGAGATCGTCGATGCGCTGATCGCCCTGATTGGCAACCCCGGCATCACCATTGACGAGCTCATGGAGCACGTCCCGGGTCCCGACTTCCCCACCGCCGGGTTCATTTATGGCCGCACCCCCATCGCCGAGGCGTACCGCACCGGCAAGGGCATCCTCCAGCTCCGCGCCCGTGCCTCGACCGAAATCGACCGTCGCACCGGCCGCACCTCGATCATCGTCCACGAGATTCCCTACCAGGTGAACAAGGCGCGTCTCATCGAGCGCATCGCGGAATTGGTCAACGAGAAGAAGATCGACGGCATCTCCGACCTTCGCGACGAGTCGGACCGCGACGGCATGCGCATCGTGATCGACCTCAAGCGCGACGCCAATTCCGAGGTGGTGCTGAACCAGCTCTACAAACTGACGCCGATGCAGGAGTCGTTCGGCGTCATCATGCTCGCCATCGTCGACGGTCGGCCCCGGCTGCTCACCCTCAAGGACGCGCTGCAGGTCTTTGTGGCCCACCGCAAGGAGGTTGTCACCCGGCGCACGGTCTACGAACTGCGCAAGGCCGAGGAGCGCCTGCACATCCTGGAAGGCTTGAAGATCGCGCTCGATCACATCGATGCAGTGATCGCTCTTATCCGCCAGGCCCCGGACCCAGCCGCGGCGCGCTCGCAGTTGGTGCAACAGTTCCAGCTCTCGCAGCTCCAGGCCCAGGCCATTCTCGACATGCGACTGCAGCGGCTCACGGGGCTCGAACGCGACAAAATCGTCGAGGAGCACGCCGAGACAGTGAAGCAAATCGCTCGATACCGGGAGATCCTTGCCAACGAGCGCGAGGTGGCCGCCATCATCGTAGCAGAGCTGGAGGAAGTGAAACGGCTCTATGGCGATGCACGGCGCACCGAAATCGTCGCGCAGAGCACCGACCTCTCGATGGAGGACCTGATCGCCGACGAAGACATGGCGGTCACCATCTCGCACGCCGGCTACATCAAACGGAATCCGGTGACCGAGTATCGGGCCCAGCGCCGCGGCGGCCGCGGCAAGATCGGCGCGACGACCCGCGAGGAGGATTTCGTCGAGCATCTCTTCATCGCCTCGACGCACACCTCGATCCTGTTCTTCACTACCAGCGGTAAGGTGTACTGGCTCAAGGTCTACGAGGTACCGCACGCCGGCCGCGCGGCGCGCGGGCGGCCCATCGTCAACCTCCTCAATCTCGCCGCCGACGAGAAGATCTCCGCCTTTCTGCCGGTGCGCGCTTTCGAGACGGGCAAGTACGTCTTCATTGCCACGCGCAACGGGACCGTGAAGAAGACCGATCTGATGGCGTTCTCCAACCCCCGCAAGGCCGGCATCATCGCGATCAGTCTGGAAGAAGGCGACGAGGTGATCGGCGTACGTCTCACCGACGGACAGGAGGAGATCATCCTGTCGACCCGGGAAGGGCAGGCGATTCGCTTCCGCGAATCCGATGTGCGCCCGATGGGACGCGGCGCCGGCGGCGTCCGCGGCATATCGCTCGAGGCGGGCGACAGCGTCGTCGCTGCTGCCGTTCCGGCGGCGAAATGTACGATCCTCAGCGTTGCGGAGAACGGCTACGGTAAGCGTACGGCAGTCGACGAGTACCGCCTCACCTCGCGCGGCGGCAAGGGCGTCATCACCATGCAGACCACGGAAAAGACCGGCAAAGTGGTGGGCGTGCGGATGGTAGCCGACGAAGACGATGCCATGCTGATCACCAATGGGGGCAAGGTGATTCGGACGCCGGTAAAGGGTATCTCGGTCATCGGTCGCAATACTCAGGGGGTCCGCCTCATAGAACTGGCCGAGGGCGAGCGCGTGGTCGCGGTGGCGCGCCTGGCTGAGCGCGACGCGGACGATCCCGAGAACGGAGGAACCGGCGATGAGGGGCAGCCCTGA
- the dnaN gene encoding DNA polymerase III subunit beta, giving the protein MDFSITREELLHGLHLTQGIVERRTTIPILANVLLESTGGGVLIAATDQEVGVRRRCNAKVKKKGALTTSARKLYEIVRECPEGDIELRTLENNWIEVASGKTIFKIVGLDPKEFPAMPGAPTGKDAGATVVPVALLREMIERTQFAMSIDDGRLNLNGILFERPEAGKLRLVATDGHRLSMVTRPVEECPEGAGVIVPRKGVSEISKVIEGGDEPITLTMADNLVHAQRAGVDLSIRLVEGEFPDYRQVVPERSERRMQIVAEELLAALRRVSVVSSERTRGVRMQLNGERLEVSSVNPDLGEATEEMSVEYDGAPFSIGFNVKYFIDVLGVLAPGTHVEVVFNDEVSPAVVRCEGDPGFVYVIMPMRL; this is encoded by the coding sequence ATGGATTTCTCGATCACGCGCGAAGAGTTGCTGCACGGTTTGCACCTAACGCAGGGGATCGTGGAGCGCCGAACCACCATCCCGATCCTCGCCAACGTACTGCTCGAATCGACCGGCGGGGGCGTCCTGATCGCCGCTACGGATCAGGAAGTGGGAGTGCGGCGACGCTGCAATGCCAAAGTGAAGAAGAAGGGTGCGTTGACGACCAGTGCGCGCAAGCTTTACGAGATCGTTCGCGAATGCCCGGAGGGAGACATCGAACTCCGCACACTGGAGAACAACTGGATCGAGGTGGCGTCCGGCAAGACGATCTTCAAGATAGTGGGTCTCGATCCCAAGGAATTTCCGGCCATGCCCGGGGCACCGACGGGTAAAGATGCGGGAGCGACGGTGGTTCCTGTCGCATTGTTGCGCGAGATGATCGAGCGCACCCAGTTCGCGATGTCCATCGATGATGGCCGTCTCAACCTCAACGGCATTCTTTTCGAGCGACCGGAGGCAGGCAAGTTGCGCCTGGTGGCTACCGACGGCCACCGCCTGAGCATGGTGACCCGACCAGTGGAAGAGTGCCCCGAGGGCGCGGGAGTAATTGTACCCCGCAAAGGGGTTTCCGAGATTTCCAAGGTGATCGAAGGCGGTGACGAACCGATTACGCTCACGATGGCGGATAATCTGGTGCACGCACAGCGCGCCGGGGTAGACCTTTCCATCCGTCTGGTCGAGGGTGAGTTCCCGGATTATCGCCAGGTGGTTCCGGAACGGTCGGAGCGTCGCATGCAGATCGTGGCGGAGGAATTGCTGGCGGCGTTGCGGCGCGTCTCGGTGGTGTCGAGCGAACGCACGCGCGGTGTCAGGATGCAGTTGAACGGGGAGCGCCTCGAGGTCTCGTCGGTGAACCCCGACCTCGGTGAAGCTACCGAGGAGATGTCGGTCGAATACGACGGCGCACCGTTCAGCATCGGGTTCAACGTCAAGTACTTCATCGACGTGCTTGGAGTTCTGGCGCCCGGAACTCATGTGGAAGTCGTCTTCAACGACGAGGTAAGCCCGGCAGTGGTGCGCTGTGAGGGTGACCCGGGGTTCGTCTACGTGATCATGCCGATGCGGTTGTAA